The genomic interval CGATTCCAGCAGCAGCGGCTGATTCTGGTTGCAGATCGTATCGCCGGTGAAAGTGTCCTTGAGGCCGATGATGGCACCGATTTCGCCTGCGCCAAGTCCCTCGTCTAGTTGTTCGCGTTTGTCGGCATGCATGCGCAGGATCCGGCCCACGCGCTCGCGCTTGCGGCGGGTCGTGTTGTAGATGTAACTGCCCGGCTTGATCCGGCCCGAATAGAGGCGGACGTAGGTCAGTCGTCCGGCGAAGGGATCGGTCGTTACCTTGAACGCCAGTCCCGCCGGCGGCGCGTCGTCTTCCGGTGGGCACCGCACGTCGGCGCCCGTCTTGGGGTGGGTGCCGCTGATAACCGGTACGTCCAACGGAGAGGGCAGGTAATCGACGATCGAGTCGATGACCGCCTCTATCCCCTTGTTGCGCAGGGCCGATCCGCAAAGGACGGGAATGGCGGTGTTGGCCACTGTTATGCGGCGCAGCGCGCCGGAGAGATCCTGATTGGAAATCGGGTCGTTCTCGAGGAACTTTTCGGCTATGTCTGTGTCGAAGTCGGCAATTTCCTCAATCATGTGCTCACGGGCCGCACGCGCCTTGCTCACGAGCTCCGGCTCGATCTCGCTTATCCGGACGTGGTCGAGACCATCGTCTATGAAATTGCGCTGGTTGAACGCGACCAGATCGACCACGCCCCGGAATTCGTCCTCGCGGCCGACCGGCATTTGGCAGCGGATTGGAATCGCGTTGAGGCGGTCGCGGATCATCTCGACGGTACGCTCCAGGCTGGCGCCGCGGCGGTCCATCTTGTTGACCAGGGCAACCCGGGGAACCGAATATTTGTCGGCCTGACGCCACACCGTCTCGGTCTGCGGCTGGACGCCGGCGACCGCATCCAGAACCACCACCCCGCCGTCCAGGACGCGCAGCGAACGTTCGACTTCGGCAGTGAAGTCCACGTGGCCGGGCGTGTCGATGATGTTGATGGTGTGGTCGCGCCATTGGCAGGTGGTGGCGGCCGCGGTTATTGTTATGCCGCGTTCGCGCTCCTGCACCATCCAATCCATCGTCGCCGCACCTTCGTGAACTTCGCCGGTGCGGTGAATCCGGCCGGTGTACAGCAGGATGCGTTCGGTGACCGTGGTCTTACCGGCATCGATGTGGGCAATGATGCCAATGTTGCGGGTGCGGGCAAGTCGAGCCGACATGAAAAGGACCTGGCGAAGTTATGGGTTGGTTGCGGACTGCGAAGCTCTACCAGCGGTAGTGCGCAAACGCCTTGTTGGCTTCGGCCATCCGATGGCTTTCTTCGCGGCGGCGCACTGCCTGGCCCTCGTGCCGGTAGGCGTCGAGGATCTCACCGGCCAGGCGACGGACCATTGTTTTTTCGCCGCGGCGGCGGGCGGCCTGAACCAGCCAGCGGGTGGCCAGAGAGAACCGGCGTTCGCCGCGGATCTCGATGGGTACTTGGTAAGTGGCCCCGCCGACTCGGCGCGGCCGGACCTCGAGTTGCGGCGTGGCGTTGCGCAACGCCTGCTCGAAAATTTCAATCGGATTCTGGTTGACCCGTTCTTCAATCAGGTCAAACGCGTCATAGAGCAGGCGCCGGGCCAAGCTCTTCTTACCCCGAGTCATCAGCACGTTGATGAAGCGGGATACCGAGCGGTTGCCGAATTTGGGATCCGGCAAAACAGGGCGGCGGGCGGGTCGGTTACGGCGGGGCATCTCGAAGGCTCACTGCGACGGCGGTTCGATTAATGGGCGTCCCGCTTGGACCCGTACTTGGATCGTCCCTGGCGGCGATTCTCGACGCCGGTGGCGTCGTAGGCGCCCCGGACGATGTGGTATCGGACCCCCGGCAGGTCGCGCACACGCCCGCCGCGGACAAGCACGACTGAGTGCTCTTGCAGGGTGTGGCCTTCGCCCGGAATGTAAGCCAGCAGCTCCATTCCGTTCGAGAGTCTGACTCGCGCAACTTTGCGCAGCGCGGAATTGGGTTTCTTGGGCGTGACCGTGCGCACCTGCACGCACACGCCGCGCTTCTGCGGAGCCCCTCCGGTGCGAATGAGGCGTCGCTGGTTCGAGTTATAGGAGTAGTGCAACGCCGGCGTCGTCACCTTGCGGCGAGGGCTGCGGCGCCCTTTGCGAACCAGTTGGTTAATCGTGGGCACAGCTATTCCGGGGCGAGGGACGGGGAACTTGATGACGGCTGTGCAAACCGCCTGCCGGACCCGGTGGGCGAGGCAAGCAGAGTATAGCAGCCATCCAGGCCGATTCCGGGGAGCCGGTCAGGAGTACGGGTAGTCCGCGAAGCCGTCTTCAAATCCGTCCGCGCCCTCCATCTGGGTGGAGGCTTGCCAACGCTCCTCCTCCAGGCGTTGCAGCTCTTCGAGTTGCCGCTTGAGCTCCTCGCGCTCCTCGCGGCGCGCGTTGATTCGCGCCACCACTTTGGCCGCACCGGTAAGCTCGTCATTGGAGCCGGCCGGCGCGAAGCGGTGGAAGTAGCCAGTCCCCGCCGGGATCAGCTTGCCGACAATCACGTTTTCCTTGAGCCCGACCAGGCTGTCGCGGGCACCTTCAAGGGCGGATTCGGTAAGGACCCGCGTGGTGTCCTGGAACGAGGCGGCCGACAGGAAACTGTCGGAGTACAGCGAAGCCTTGGTAACACCCAGCAGCACCCGTTCGCCGGTGGCCGGCTCGGCCGACAGTGAATTTACGCGGTTGAATTCGCGCGCATCGACGTATTCGTCGGGCAGCAGCACGGTGTCGCCCGGGGTGAGCACCTTGACCCTTCGCAGCATCTGCTTGATTACCAATTCAACGTGCTTGTCGTGGACAGGGACGCCGACTACCGAGTAAACGCCTTGGATTTCGGCCAGCAGGTATTGCTCGACCTTGCTGAGGCTCTCGCTCTCGGAGGTTCCAGCCAGACGCAGGATGTCGTGCGGATTGAGCGGGCCTTCGGTCAACTGGGTGCCGCGCTCGACGCGGGACCCGTCGTCAACCATCACTCGGGTTGTTACCGGGACCGCATATCGGATCGATTCATGCAGGATGATCTTGCCCTCGACCATTTCCAACTGGCCCGAAACCGGAGCCAGCAGGTAGTCCTCGGCGCTCTGCCGCTTGGCGATTCGCGTTCCCTGCTTTACCACGCCGCCGGATTTGCCCAGCGCGCGGTATTCGTCGCCAAGTTCTATTTCGTGCTGCTGCACGAGCTCAAGGGTGACGCCGTCGTCGGACCGTTTGACCGACACGACGCCGCCAAAGTCGGCGATCACGGCCTGGCCGCGTGGGGTGCGGGCCTCGAAGAGCTCCTCGACCCGCGGCAGGCCACGAGTGATGTCCTCCTCGCGGAAAGTTCCGCCGGTGTGGAAGGTGCGCATCGTCAGCTGGGTGGCGGGTTCGCCAATTGACTGGGCGGCGATGATGCCCACCGCGGTACCCAATTCGACCGGTTCGTGCCGGGCCAGGTCAAATCCGTAGCAGGACTGACAGATTCCGTTCTGGGCCTCGCACTTCATGACCGAGCGGACATGGACTTCATCAAATTTGAATCTTTCGATCAGCTCCATCAGCTCGAGGTTGATGACTCGGCCGGCGTCGGCCAGGATTTCTCCGGTTTCCGGATCCACGAGCGGCGCCGCCAGAGTGCGCGAGTAAACCCGTTCTGGCAGGTCCTTGCCAAACAACTGCGAATCGGAAGCGCGAACCGGGATCGAACGTTCGGTTCCACAATCGTGCTCGGCGATGATCAGGTCCTGGCAGACGTCGACCAAGCGCCGGGTCAGGTACCCGGAGTCGGCGGTGCGCAACGCGGTATCAGCCAGTCCCTTGCGCGCGCCGTGGGTGGATATGAAGTATTCGAAGACTGAGAGTCCCTCGCGGAAGTTGGCGCGGACCGGCATTTCGATGACCCGACCGCCCGGATCGGACATCAGCCCGCGCATGCCGGCAATCTGTCTGATCTGGTCGAAATTGCCCTTGGCCGCCCCGGAAGCGCCCATCAGGTAGACCGAATCGCGCTTGTCGAGGCACTCCTCGACCTCG from Chloroflexota bacterium carries:
- the rpsG gene encoding 30S ribosomal protein S7, with the translated sequence MPRRNRPARRPVLPDPKFGNRSVSRFINVLMTRGKKSLARRLLYDAFDLIEERVNQNPIEIFEQALRNATPQLEVRPRRVGGATYQVPIEIRGERRFSLATRWLVQAARRRGEKTMVRRLAGEILDAYRHEGQAVRRREESHRMAEANKAFAHYRW
- a CDS encoding 30S ribosomal protein S12 — encoded protein: MPTINQLVRKGRRSPRRKVTTPALHYSYNSNQRRLIRTGGAPQKRGVCVQVRTVTPKKPNSALRKVARVRLSNGMELLAYIPGEGHTLQEHSVVLVRGGRVRDLPGVRYHIVRGAYDATGVENRRQGRSKYGSKRDAH
- the fusA gene encoding elongation factor G, whose product is MSARLARTRNIGIIAHIDAGKTTVTERILLYTGRIHRTGEVHEGAATMDWMVQERERGITITAAATTCQWRDHTINIIDTPGHVDFTAEVERSLRVLDGGVVVLDAVAGVQPQTETVWRQADKYSVPRVALVNKMDRRGASLERTVEMIRDRLNAIPIRCQMPVGREDEFRGVVDLVAFNQRNFIDDGLDHVRISEIEPELVSKARAAREHMIEEIADFDTDIAEKFLENDPISNQDLSGALRRITVANTAIPVLCGSALRNKGIEAVIDSIVDYLPSPLDVPVISGTHPKTGADVRCPPEDDAPPAGLAFKVTTDPFAGRLTYVRLYSGRIKPGSYIYNTTRRKRERVGRILRMHADKREQLDEGLGAGEIGAIIGLKDTFTGDTICNQNQPLLLESINFPEPVVKVAVEPASRADQDKLGAALVRLADEDPTFRVTSDIETGQTLIAGMGELHLEVIVDRLLREFAVRSSVGAPQVAYRETIRRAATGVGKFVRQSGGRGQFGHVVLEVEPTEDGVENSFESRIVGGTIPLEFMAAVEQGVGDAMTEGPHGYPMTGVHTRVIDGSYHVVDSSEIAFRIAAAMAVRDAFERASAVALEPIMELEIRAPDTYMGEIIGNLAAKRGNIRRADSDGSEVLIEAEVPLAGMFGYASELRSQTQGRGTFSMEFARYEPTNASSLAGSRA